In Roseomonas fluvialis, one genomic interval encodes:
- a CDS encoding NAD-glutamate dehydrogenase — MANDMPGPADTTRAEVIRAAEEALARLAPALPPDAARLLRDLHAGVPTAELAAEPPEALAAAAASLFAFAQDRRPGTAKVRVLAPGPGTGPRAVAEIVTDDMPFLVDSVLAALALHGRAVASLLHPILRVRRDASGRLLALDGASPQRESMMRVTLGAAGPVLSGTPPRGAEGLEALEAALTRAMADVRAATQGFPAMLTLLRGAEAEVVAPGGPDAEEAAAFLRWLVEENFVLLGHRRFALAADGTISVVAEENLGLLTDPALPVFDALRDLSAIPQAVRGALSNATPVTVAKANMRATVHRPQHADVVATRIFDAAGQVVGGRLFLGLFAAAAYNRNPRSIPLLRRKCDRILEMAGVEPDSHDGRALRNILDTWPRDELFQAPEDAILAGARRALDLTIRPRAALVVRHDPFERFVSAIAWLPRDTFDTRLRERVGATVARAFDGRLSAYYIALGDAPLARVHYIVATKPGAVPAVDVPTLESAIAQAARGFGERLAEALAATRGEAAAASVLGRWREAFPGAYREGTTAAQGVADILLAERAIAAGRPRADLQRAPGAGPRTLTLRLANPATPLALADALPLFESLDLRAIEEHPYHLAPADGPAVVLHVYRLEAGADCPEDRFDEILGALGALLDGAAEADGFNRLVLRAGLDWRECWLLRAMFRWAKQVGFPFAQASVEAALAAHAEAARLLVEIFRRRFDPAAPDRDSTKAEAAWDMLLEAIENPDEDRILTRLRVTLDAMLRTNFFQDKDYLAFKLDSALAGEMPAPRPWREIFVHSPRMEGCHLRAGPVARGGIRWSDRREDFRTEILGLMKAQRLKNVIIVPTGAKGGFVLKHPPPMTDREAFQAEGIACYRTLVRSMLDLADNYQGTDVVTPRGIVRRDGDDPYIVAAADKGTATFSDIANGLSAEYGFWLGDAFASGGSAGYDHKGMGITARGAWVMIDRHFQEVLGRSVQDAPFDMVGVGDMSGDVFGNGLLVSRHTRLRAAFDHRHIFLDPAPDPEASYVERERLFRLPRSSWADYEARLISEGGGVFPRNAKSLPLSPQAQAMLGIAADRAEPAAIMQAILRMEADLLYFGGIGTYVKAATETQAEAGDRANDAIRIDGGQIRARIVGEGANLGVTQAGRIEAARLGIRINTDALDNSAGVSTSDHEVNIKILLADAEADGVLTRRNRDELLRDMTDEVAALVLRDNAQQSIAVTLEAMAGPEDLPAQATLMEKLEAAGLLDRAVAGLPDAAGMARRIGAGDALTRPEISALLPFAKLWLTDALAESTLPDEPALLPALMAYFPKPLQAGYARFAERHRLRRDLVATIVANAVANRLGCAALARLTMAADPVAACRAALLAAEAFGLEAACDAIDAAEAPAETRLAALLALRRLQEAAAQDLLAAPAQPLEDALAALRPGIAALATAAAAHAVPAAGLPPEAGLLAAAAPRLAAAPAVVRLAGNAGVDAAAAATAWGSIESRFALDALRAAIAAAPAPGPFGPRARAALAEEAGAAQARLAARLLRGETPDDARSDTVAALVRDAAGARDLAAVTVAVRAVAMLG; from the coding sequence ATGGCGAACGACATGCCCGGCCCGGCGGATACGACCCGCGCCGAGGTGATCCGGGCGGCCGAGGAGGCCCTGGCGCGCCTGGCCCCGGCCCTGCCGCCCGATGCCGCGCGCCTGCTGCGGGACCTGCACGCCGGTGTGCCCACCGCCGAGCTGGCCGCCGAACCGCCCGAAGCCCTGGCCGCGGCCGCCGCCAGCCTGTTCGCCTTCGCCCAGGACCGCAGGCCAGGCACCGCCAAGGTCCGCGTGCTGGCGCCCGGGCCAGGCACCGGCCCGCGCGCGGTGGCCGAGATCGTCACCGACGACATGCCCTTCCTGGTCGATTCGGTGCTCGCCGCGCTGGCGCTGCACGGGCGCGCGGTGGCGTCCCTGCTGCACCCGATCCTCCGCGTGCGGCGCGACGCGTCGGGCCGCCTGCTGGCGCTGGACGGCGCCTCTCCGCAGCGCGAAAGCATGATGCGCGTGACACTCGGTGCCGCCGGGCCGGTGCTGTCGGGCACCCCGCCGCGCGGTGCCGAGGGCCTGGAGGCGCTGGAGGCCGCGCTGACCCGCGCCATGGCCGATGTGCGCGCCGCCACCCAGGGCTTCCCGGCCATGCTGACCCTGCTGCGCGGCGCCGAGGCCGAGGTCGTGGCGCCCGGCGGCCCGGACGCCGAGGAAGCCGCAGCCTTCCTGCGCTGGCTGGTCGAGGAGAACTTCGTCCTGCTGGGGCATCGCCGGTTCGCGCTGGCGGCGGATGGCACGATCAGCGTGGTGGCGGAGGAAAACCTTGGCCTGCTGACAGACCCCGCGCTGCCGGTCTTCGACGCGCTGCGCGACCTGTCGGCCATCCCGCAGGCGGTGCGCGGCGCGCTGTCCAACGCCACGCCCGTCACGGTGGCCAAGGCGAACATGCGCGCCACGGTGCATCGCCCGCAACATGCCGACGTGGTGGCGACGCGCATCTTCGACGCCGCCGGCCAGGTGGTCGGCGGGCGGCTGTTCCTCGGCCTGTTCGCCGCGGCGGCCTACAACCGCAACCCGCGGTCGATCCCGCTGCTGCGGCGCAAATGCGACCGTATCCTCGAGATGGCGGGCGTCGAACCGGACAGCCATGACGGGCGCGCGCTGCGCAACATCCTGGACACCTGGCCGCGCGACGAATTGTTCCAGGCGCCGGAGGACGCGATCCTGGCGGGGGCGCGCCGCGCGCTGGACCTGACCATCCGTCCGCGCGCGGCACTCGTGGTGCGCCACGACCCGTTCGAGCGCTTCGTCTCCGCGATCGCCTGGCTGCCGCGCGACACCTTCGACACGCGCCTGCGCGAACGGGTGGGCGCGACGGTGGCGCGCGCCTTCGACGGGCGGCTGTCGGCCTACTACATCGCGCTCGGCGATGCGCCGCTGGCGCGCGTGCACTACATCGTGGCAACCAAGCCCGGCGCGGTGCCGGCAGTTGATGTTCCCACGCTGGAATCGGCCATTGCGCAGGCGGCGCGCGGCTTCGGCGAACGCCTGGCGGAGGCGCTCGCCGCCACGCGCGGCGAGGCGGCTGCGGCGTCGGTGCTGGGCCGCTGGCGCGAGGCCTTCCCCGGGGCCTATCGCGAGGGCACGACCGCGGCCCAGGGCGTGGCCGACATCCTGCTGGCGGAACGCGCGATCGCGGCGGGGCGCCCGCGCGCCGACCTGCAGCGCGCCCCCGGGGCGGGACCGCGGACCCTGACGCTGCGCCTCGCCAATCCCGCCACGCCGCTGGCGCTGGCCGATGCGCTGCCGCTGTTCGAGAGCCTCGACCTGCGGGCCATCGAGGAACACCCCTACCACCTGGCGCCGGCCGACGGGCCGGCGGTGGTGCTGCATGTCTATCGGCTGGAGGCCGGCGCCGACTGCCCGGAGGACCGCTTCGACGAAATCCTCGGCGCGCTGGGCGCCTTGCTGGATGGCGCGGCGGAGGCCGACGGCTTCAATCGCCTGGTGCTGCGCGCCGGGCTGGACTGGCGGGAATGCTGGCTGCTGCGGGCGATGTTCCGCTGGGCCAAGCAGGTCGGCTTTCCCTTCGCGCAGGCATCGGTCGAGGCTGCACTGGCGGCGCATGCCGAGGCCGCGCGGCTGCTGGTCGAGATCTTCCGCCGCCGCTTCGACCCCGCCGCGCCCGACCGCGACTCCACGAAAGCCGAAGCCGCCTGGGACATGCTGCTCGAGGCAATCGAGAACCCCGATGAGGACCGTATCCTGACGCGCCTGCGCGTCACGCTCGATGCCATGCTGCGGACCAACTTCTTCCAGGACAAGGACTACCTGGCCTTCAAGCTGGACAGCGCGCTGGCCGGCGAGATGCCCGCGCCGCGTCCCTGGCGCGAGATCTTCGTGCATTCGCCGCGCATGGAGGGCTGCCACCTGCGCGCCGGCCCGGTCGCGCGCGGCGGCATCCGCTGGTCCGACCGGCGCGAGGATTTCCGGACCGAGATCCTGGGGCTGATGAAGGCACAGCGGCTGAAGAACGTGATCATCGTGCCGACCGGCGCGAAGGGCGGCTTCGTGCTGAAGCACCCGCCGCCCATGACCGACCGCGAGGCGTTCCAGGCGGAAGGCATCGCCTGCTACCGCACGCTGGTGCGCTCCATGCTCGACCTGGCGGACAACTACCAGGGCACGGACGTCGTCACGCCGCGGGGCATCGTGCGGCGCGATGGCGACGACCCCTACATCGTCGCCGCCGCCGACAAGGGCACCGCGACCTTCAGCGACATCGCCAACGGGCTGTCGGCCGAATACGGTTTCTGGCTGGGCGACGCCTTCGCCTCGGGTGGGTCGGCCGGCTACGATCACAAGGGCATGGGCATCACGGCGCGCGGTGCCTGGGTGATGATCGACCGGCATTTCCAGGAGGTGCTGGGGCGGTCGGTGCAGGATGCGCCCTTCGACATGGTGGGCGTGGGCGACATGTCGGGCGACGTGTTCGGCAATGGCCTGCTGGTGAGCCGCCATACACGCCTGCGCGCGGCCTTCGACCACCGGCACATCTTCCTCGACCCCGCGCCCGATCCCGAGGCGTCCTATGTCGAGCGCGAGCGACTGTTCCGCCTGCCGCGGTCGTCCTGGGCGGATTACGAGGCGCGCCTCATCAGCGAGGGCGGTGGCGTGTTCCCGCGCAACGCCAAGTCGCTGCCGCTGAGCCCACAGGCGCAGGCCATGCTCGGCATCGCCGCCGATCGCGCCGAACCCGCCGCCATCATGCAGGCGATCCTGCGGATGGAGGCCGACCTGCTCTATTTCGGAGGCATCGGCACCTACGTGAAGGCCGCCACCGAGACGCAGGCCGAGGCCGGCGACCGCGCCAACGACGCGATCCGTATCGACGGCGGGCAGATCCGCGCGCGCATCGTCGGCGAGGGTGCCAATCTCGGCGTGACACAGGCGGGCCGCATCGAGGCGGCGCGCCTCGGCATCCGCATCAACACCGATGCGCTCGACAATTCGGCCGGCGTGTCCACCTCCGACCACGAGGTGAACATCAAGATCCTGCTCGCGGATGCCGAGGCCGATGGCGTGCTCACCCGCCGCAACCGCGACGAATTGCTGCGCGACATGACCGACGAGGTCGCCGCCCTGGTGCTGCGCGACAACGCCCAGCAATCCATCGCCGTCACGCTGGAGGCCATGGCCGGGCCAGAGGACCTGCCCGCCCAGGCGACGCTGATGGAGAAACTGGAAGCCGCCGGCCTGCTCGACCGCGCCGTGGCGGGGCTGCCCGATGCGGCGGGCATGGCGCGGCGCATCGGTGCCGGGGATGCGCTGACGCGGCCGGAGATCTCGGCACTCCTGCCCTTCGCGAAGCTCTGGCTGACCGACGCGCTGGCGGAGTCCACGCTGCCGGACGAACCGGCGCTGCTGCCCGCGCTGATGGCCTATTTCCCGAAGCCCCTGCAGGCGGGCTATGCGCGCTTCGCGGAACGCCACCGGCTGCGGCGCGACCTGGTCGCGACCATTGTGGCGAATGCAGTGGCGAACCGGCTGGGCTGCGCGGCGCTGGCGCGGCTGACCATGGCGGCCGACCCGGTCGCGGCCTGCCGCGCCGCACTGCTGGCGGCCGAGGCCTTCGGGCTGGAAGCCGCCTGCGACGCGATCGACGCGGCGGAGGCACCGGCCGAGACGCGGCTCGCTGCCCTGCTTGCCTTGCGGCGCCTGCAGGAGGCGGCCGCGCAGGACCTTCTGGCCGCACCCGCGCAACCGCTGGAGGACGCATTGGCGGCACTGCGGCCGGGCATCGCGGCACTGGCAACGGCCGCGGCGGCGCACGCCGTGCCGGCGGCCGGGCTGCCGCCCGAGGCCGGGCTGCTCGCCGCCGCCGCGCCGCGCCTGGCCGCGGCACCGGCGGTGGTGCGCCTGGCCGGGAATGCCGGCGTGGACGCCGCCGCCGCCGCCACCGCCTGGGGCAGCATCGAATCGCGCTTCGCACTGGACGCCCTGCGCGCGGCCATCGCCGCCGCACCCGCGCCAGGCCCCTTCGGTCCGCGCGCGCGCGCTGCCCTGGCCGAGGAGGCCGGCGCCGCACAGGCCCGCCTCGCCGCCCGGTTGCTGCGCGGCGAGACGCCGGACGACGCGCGCAGCGACACTGTCGCCGCCCTGGTCCGCGACGCCGCCGGCGCGCGGGACCTGGCGGCGGTCACGGTCGCCGTGCGGGCGGTGGCGATGCTGGGGTAG
- a CDS encoding dimethylarginine dimethylaminohydrolase family protein, whose translation MADWTVSSETGVLTDVLVCPPAHYRWIPTNSIVRRTLAGAQQPSALALAAQHGELVDALRQGGVRVHVLPPEPHLPYMVYTRDSAVVTPWGAVLCQLERPQRRGEYAGVMDFHGGAFWRKSSAGTLEGGDIHILKPGVAVVGASGGRTDLAGAEQFAAWLRAEGWEVRIEVFDEHFLHLDVLFCMAAPGLAVACLDVLDAHFVAWLAAQGIRCIDVPYRDAMALGCNILALGRGRVVSARGSGALNAALRAEGLVVLDPDLSLFTAGGGGPHCLTGPLRREE comes from the coding sequence ATGGCCGACTGGACCGTCTCCTCCGAGACCGGCGTGCTGACCGATGTGCTGGTCTGCCCGCCGGCTCACTACCGCTGGATTCCGACCAACAGCATCGTGCGGCGCACGCTGGCGGGGGCGCAGCAGCCCTCGGCGCTCGCGCTGGCGGCGCAGCATGGCGAACTGGTGGATGCGCTTCGCCAGGGCGGTGTACGGGTGCATGTGCTGCCGCCGGAACCGCACCTCCCCTACATGGTCTACACGCGCGATTCAGCGGTGGTGACACCCTGGGGCGCGGTGCTGTGCCAGTTGGAACGGCCGCAGCGGCGCGGCGAGTATGCCGGCGTGATGGATTTCCACGGCGGCGCCTTCTGGCGAAAGTCGTCGGCCGGCACGCTGGAGGGCGGCGACATCCACATCCTGAAGCCTGGCGTGGCAGTGGTGGGGGCGTCGGGCGGGCGCACCGACCTGGCGGGGGCGGAGCAATTCGCCGCCTGGCTGCGCGCCGAGGGATGGGAGGTGCGCATCGAGGTGTTCGACGAACACTTCCTGCACCTGGACGTGTTGTTTTGCATGGCCGCGCCGGGGCTCGCGGTGGCGTGCCTCGACGTGCTGGACGCCCACTTCGTGGCCTGGCTTGCGGCGCAGGGCATCCGCTGCATCGACGTGCCGTATCGCGACGCGATGGCGCTCGGGTGCAACATCCTGGCACTCGGGCGCGGGCGGGTGGTGTCGGCGCGTGGTTCGGGCGCGCTGAATGCGGCCCTGCGCGCGGAGGGGCTGGTCGTGCTCGACCCCGACCTGTCGCTGTTCACCGCGGGCGGCGGCGGCCCGCATTGCCTGACCGGCCCGCTGCGGCGGGAGGAGTGA
- the hflX gene encoding GTPase HflX, translating to METKPPIPRAVLVGIQTPEVDDIAHAASLEELGRLVKTLGYEVIGTVSQRREGTGAGLLLGSGKLAELAALTGGTGVVGTMAPPPRSKARQRFDGAADAPAKAEPDADAAPKPDFVIVDHELSPSQIRNLERATGAEVLDRTGVIVEIFHRHANTREAKLQVEMARLKYVAPRLRESTGGGGRQQGPGAGETTLDLDRRKIRDRISELKDQLEAVQRDSDNRRSGRRDQLRVALVGYTNAGKSSLMRALTGSQVLVEDKLFATLDTTVRILQPETRPRVLISDTVGFIKQLPHDLVASFRSTLAEALEASLLLFVVDASDPTYEAQLEVSRSVLREIGADAVPSRLVLNKMDRVDAAGRAALAEKHPDAIMLSAHAPGDVSALRDTIIAFFEAAMVEDVLVLPYAKQGLLGEVYDSARVLSEAYDETGRVLTVRGLPGAITRLRRSLAAP from the coding sequence ATGGAGACCAAACCGCCCATTCCCCGCGCCGTCCTCGTCGGCATCCAGACGCCGGAGGTCGATGACATCGCGCATGCCGCAAGCCTCGAGGAACTCGGGCGCCTGGTGAAGACGCTCGGCTACGAGGTGATCGGCACCGTGTCGCAGCGACGCGAGGGCACCGGCGCCGGATTGCTGCTGGGCAGCGGCAAGCTCGCCGAATTGGCCGCGCTCACCGGCGGCACCGGCGTGGTCGGGACCATGGCGCCACCGCCGCGATCCAAGGCACGGCAGCGCTTCGACGGCGCCGCGGACGCACCCGCCAAGGCAGAACCGGACGCGGACGCCGCCCCCAAGCCCGATTTCGTGATCGTCGACCACGAGCTCTCGCCCAGCCAGATCCGCAACCTCGAACGCGCGACCGGCGCCGAGGTGCTCGACCGCACCGGCGTGATCGTCGAGATCTTCCACCGCCACGCCAATACGCGCGAGGCGAAGCTGCAGGTCGAGATGGCGCGCCTCAAATACGTGGCCCCCCGGCTGCGCGAATCGACCGGTGGCGGCGGACGGCAGCAGGGGCCTGGCGCAGGCGAGACCACCCTAGATCTCGACCGCCGCAAGATTCGCGACCGCATCTCCGAATTGAAGGACCAGCTCGAGGCGGTGCAGCGCGACAGCGACAACCGCCGCAGCGGCCGGCGCGACCAGCTGCGCGTCGCACTGGTCGGCTACACGAATGCGGGCAAGTCGTCGCTGATGCGGGCGCTGACCGGCAGCCAGGTGCTGGTGGAGGACAAGCTGTTCGCCACGCTCGACACCACCGTGCGCATCCTGCAGCCGGAGACGCGGCCGCGCGTGCTGATCTCGGATACCGTGGGCTTCATCAAGCAGCTGCCGCACGATCTGGTCGCGTCGTTCCGCTCGACGCTCGCGGAGGCGCTGGAAGCCTCGTTGCTGCTGTTCGTGGTGGATGCGTCCGACCCGACCTACGAGGCACAACTCGAGGTCAGCCGCAGCGTGCTGCGGGAGATCGGTGCCGATGCCGTGCCCTCGCGCCTGGTGCTCAACAAGATGGACCGGGTGGATGCCGCCGGGCGCGCCGCGCTGGCCGAGAAGCACCCGGACGCAATCATGCTCTCCGCCCATGCGCCCGGCGATGTGAGCGCGCTGCGCGACACCATCATCGCCTTCTTCGAGGCGGCGATGGTCGAGGACGTCCTGGTGCTGCCCTACGCGAAGCAGGGTCTTCTCGGCGAGGTCTATGACAGCGCGCGGGTGCTGTCGGAGGCCTATGACGAGACCGGCCGCGTGCTGACGGTCCGTGGCCTGCCTGGCGCCATCACGCGCCTGCGCCGGAGCCTGGCCGCGCCCTGA
- a CDS encoding FAD-binding oxidoreductase has protein sequence MDTVTSPADAVIAAVRAFLGDRLSTNASVREQHSRGEDTTTPTLPDAVAFVETTEEVSRILALCHQHGVAVTPFGAGTSLEGHVNPVRAGISLDLSRMKAVLELNEEDMDVLIEPGVTRQELNAFLRDKGLFFPVDPGSHASIGGMCATRASGTNAVRYGTIRENVLGLEVVLADGRVIETGGRTRKASNGYDLTRLFIGSEGTLGVITKVRLRLHGIPEAMSAAVCQFSTLAAAVETVITVMQTGIPVARIELLDEDQMEACIRYSKLEGFAPLTTLFLEFHGSEASVKEQAESVEAIATDLGAQGFTWATDAESRNRLWQARHDAYWAAVALKPGHRGITTDVCVPISRLAEAVVQAKETALASGLTSCIVGHVGDGNFHCLILFPEGDQEGLERAWALDRAIVAQGLALGGTCSGEHGIGMGKREFLEQEHGPEALAVMRSVKVALDPRGIMNPGKMFRN, from the coding sequence ATGGACACCGTGACATCGCCCGCCGATGCCGTCATCGCCGCCGTGCGCGCCTTCCTGGGCGATCGCCTCAGCACCAACGCCAGCGTGCGCGAACAGCATTCGCGCGGCGAGGACACCACCACGCCGACCCTGCCCGACGCCGTCGCCTTCGTGGAAACGACCGAGGAAGTCAGCCGCATCCTCGCGCTGTGCCACCAGCATGGCGTGGCGGTGACGCCCTTCGGCGCCGGCACCTCGCTGGAAGGGCATGTGAACCCGGTGCGCGCGGGTATCTCGCTCGACCTGTCGCGCATGAAGGCGGTGCTGGAATTGAACGAGGAGGACATGGACGTCCTCATCGAACCGGGTGTGACGCGCCAGGAGCTGAACGCCTTCCTGCGCGACAAGGGGCTGTTCTTCCCGGTCGATCCCGGAAGCCACGCCAGCATCGGCGGCATGTGCGCGACGCGTGCCTCGGGCACCAACGCGGTCCGCTACGGCACCATCCGCGAGAACGTGCTGGGCCTGGAAGTCGTGCTGGCCGATGGGCGCGTGATCGAAACCGGCGGCCGCACGCGCAAGGCATCGAACGGCTACGACCTGACGAGGCTGTTCATCGGTTCCGAGGGCACGCTCGGCGTCATCACCAAGGTGCGCCTGCGCCTGCACGGCATTCCGGAAGCCATGTCGGCCGCGGTGTGCCAGTTCTCCACCCTGGCGGCGGCGGTCGAGACCGTCATCACCGTCATGCAGACCGGCATCCCCGTCGCGCGCATCGAATTGCTCGATGAGGACCAGATGGAGGCCTGCATCCGCTATTCGAAGCTGGAAGGCTTCGCACCACTGACCACGCTGTTCCTGGAATTCCACGGCAGCGAGGCCTCGGTGAAGGAACAGGCGGAATCGGTCGAGGCGATCGCCACCGATCTCGGTGCGCAGGGCTTCACCTGGGCGACGGATGCGGAATCACGCAACCGGCTTTGGCAGGCGCGCCACGATGCCTATTGGGCGGCGGTGGCGCTGAAGCCCGGACACCGGGGCATCACCACCGATGTCTGCGTGCCGATCTCGCGCCTGGCGGAAGCGGTGGTGCAGGCGAAGGAGACGGCGCTCGCCTCGGGCCTCACTTCCTGCATCGTAGGCCATGTCGGCGACGGCAACTTCCACTGCCTGATCCTGTTTCCGGAAGGCGACCAGGAGGGCCTGGAACGCGCCTGGGCGCTGGATCGCGCCATCGTCGCGCAGGGGCTCGCCCTGGGCGGCACCTGTTCCGGGGAGCACGGCATCGGCATGGGCAAGCGCGAATTCCTCGAACAGGAACACGGGCCGGAAGCGCTGGCGGTGATGCGCAGCGTGAAGGTCGCGCTCGACCCGCGCGGCATCATGAATCCCGGCAAGATGTTCAGGAACTGA
- a CDS encoding HpcH/HpaI aldolase family protein, with product MANAVKEAWKAGKAVVNGWLAIPNAFSAEMYSKCGWDSVTVDMQHGVQDYLSCVACFQGMQPSGVVPMVRVPWNEPGIVGKVLDAGAYGVICPMVNTEEEARALVQYCKYPPAGTRSNGPIRAGAYGSSGGYQKTANDEILVIPMIETKTAIENIEKILDVPGIDGIYVGPSDLSFSYGLEPKLDVEDPFILGIYDKLLAETSKRGIAAGLHNGSPAYANKMIKKGFKLVTIANEVGLMCQAATAAVKAARG from the coding sequence ATGGCGAATGCGGTCAAGGAAGCGTGGAAGGCCGGCAAGGCGGTGGTGAACGGGTGGCTCGCCATCCCGAACGCCTTCTCCGCCGAGATGTACTCCAAGTGCGGCTGGGATTCCGTGACCGTCGACATGCAGCACGGCGTGCAGGACTACCTGTCCTGCGTGGCCTGCTTCCAGGGCATGCAGCCCTCGGGCGTGGTGCCGATGGTGCGCGTGCCGTGGAACGAGCCCGGCATCGTCGGCAAGGTGCTCGACGCAGGTGCGTACGGTGTCATCTGCCCCATGGTGAACACCGAGGAAGAAGCCCGCGCCCTGGTGCAGTACTGCAAGTACCCGCCGGCCGGCACACGCTCGAACGGCCCGATCCGCGCCGGCGCCTATGGCAGCAGCGGCGGCTACCAGAAGACCGCGAATGACGAGATCCTGGTCATCCCGATGATCGAGACCAAGACGGCGATCGAGAACATCGAGAAGATCCTCGATGTGCCCGGTATCGACGGCATCTATGTCGGCCCGTCCGACCTGTCCTTCTCCTACGGCCTCGAGCCCAAGCTGGATGTCGAGGACCCCTTCATCCTGGGCATCTACGACAAGCTGCTGGCCGAGACGTCCAAGCGCGGCATCGCCGCCGGCCTTCACAACGGGTCGCCCGCCTATGCCAACAAGATGATCAAGAAGGGCTTCAAGCTGGTCACCATCGCGAACGAGGTCGGGCTGATGTGCCAGGCCGCGACGGCGGCGGTGAAGGCCGCGCGCGGCTAA
- a CDS encoding MFS transporter codes for MDLLGLSVLALALGHVFSNAVRTVPAMAADVLQRDLGLSAEGLGALTGAFPAAFALAMLPVGVALDRYGVKRTALALLGVAAVGSLLGAVASGPWSMLAAQVVLGVGCSGMLMCPITYAAKNLPPQKFGLWGGVIQAFGNTGMLLSASPLALLVDHAGWRAGYVACAVLALGALVAVAAIVRDTQAPAQARRSVAEDARDVIALALSREIRGPVVIAFASFAAVLGVRGLWGGPWLMEVKGLPRVEAGHVLLACTIALIIGPAVAGLLERRFQQHRRGLLVAGHLGGAAMISLMVLGGALGWGVAADALLLAGFGLLISLQVICFALVRAAVPPERVGRALSAMNISFFGGAAVLQAASGAAAAAGGIGAALMVFAVALVACTLAFLRMPGPR; via the coding sequence TTGGACCTGCTCGGGCTGTCCGTCCTGGCGCTCGCGCTCGGCCATGTCTTCTCCAACGCCGTACGCACGGTGCCAGCGATGGCGGCCGACGTGCTGCAGCGCGACCTCGGCCTTTCGGCAGAGGGCCTCGGCGCGCTGACCGGCGCCTTTCCCGCCGCCTTCGCGCTGGCCATGCTGCCGGTGGGCGTGGCGCTCGACCGCTACGGCGTGAAGCGCACGGCGCTGGCATTGTTGGGCGTGGCCGCTGTCGGCTCGCTGCTGGGGGCAGTCGCCAGCGGGCCGTGGTCGATGCTGGCGGCGCAGGTGGTGCTGGGGGTGGGGTGTTCGGGGATGCTGATGTGCCCCATCACCTATGCCGCCAAGAACCTGCCGCCGCAGAAATTCGGGCTGTGGGGCGGGGTGATCCAGGCCTTCGGCAATACCGGGATGCTGCTGTCGGCCAGCCCGCTGGCGCTGCTGGTGGACCACGCCGGCTGGCGCGCGGGGTATGTGGCCTGCGCCGTGCTCGCCCTCGGTGCGCTGGTGGCGGTGGCGGCGATCGTGCGCGACACGCAGGCACCGGCGCAGGCACGGCGCAGCGTCGCGGAGGATGCGCGCGACGTGATTGCGCTCGCACTCTCGCGTGAGATCCGCGGGCCGGTGGTGATCGCCTTCGCATCCTTCGCCGCGGTGCTCGGCGTGCGCGGCCTGTGGGGCGGGCCGTGGCTGATGGAGGTCAAGGGCCTGCCGCGCGTCGAGGCCGGCCATGTGCTGCTGGCCTGCACCATCGCGCTGATCATCGGCCCGGCCGTGGCGGGGCTGCTGGAACGCCGCTTCCAGCAGCACCGGCGTGGGTTGTTGGTGGCGGGGCACCTGGGTGGCGCGGCGATGATCTCCCTGATGGTGCTGGGTGGGGCGCTGGGCTGGGGTGTCGCGGCGGATGCGCTGCTGCTGGCGGGCTTCGGGCTGCTGATCTCGCTGCAGGTGATCTGCTTCGCGCTAGTGCGCGCAGCCGTGCCGCCGGAACGCGTGGGGCGCGCGCTGTCGGCGATGAACATATCCTTCTTCGGGGGGGCGGCGGTGCTGCAGGCCGCCTCCGGCGCGGCGGCCGCGGCGGGCGGCATCGGCGCTGCGCTGATGGTCTTCGCGGTGGCGCTGGTGGCCTGCACCCTGGCCTTCCTGCGCATGCCCGGCCCGCGCTGA
- a CDS encoding acyl-CoA thioesterase produces the protein MTLPVRADFRFFLAHRVRYVELDTQGIVFNAHYLTWYDEAVSDYIRATGWDYQAEVKATGADFHVVRGLVEYKVAIGRRAEIEIGARTLRVGRTSITFQPGVFPRGEDALLATGEIVWVLTDQATRRPVPIPDRLRAMLEAWEGRAFTAPG, from the coding sequence ATGACGCTTCCTGTCCGCGCCGACTTCCGCTTCTTCCTGGCCCACCGCGTCCGCTACGTCGAACTCGACACCCAGGGCATCGTCTTCAACGCGCATTACCTGACCTGGTATGACGAGGCGGTGTCCGACTACATCCGCGCCACCGGCTGGGATTACCAGGCGGAGGTGAAGGCGACCGGCGCGGATTTCCACGTCGTCCGTGGCCTGGTCGAATACAAGGTCGCGATCGGGCGGCGGGCGGAGATCGAGATCGGCGCCCGCACCCTTCGCGTGGGTCGCACCTCCATCACCTTCCAGCCCGGCGTGTTTCCGCGGGGCGAGGATGCGTTGCTCGCCACCGGGGAGATCGTCTGGGTGCTGACCGACCAGGCGACACGCCGGCCCGTGCCCATCCCGGATCGGCTGCGCGCCATGCTGGAAGCGTGGGAGGGGCGGGCGTTCACGGCGCCGGGGTAG